The following proteins are co-located in the Microplitis demolitor isolate Queensland-Clemson2020A chromosome 5, iyMicDemo2.1a, whole genome shotgun sequence genome:
- the LOC128667823 gene encoding ribonuclease H1-like, producing MPLYLVLSGHKPGIYSSWEDCRKQIISYPNPVFKQISSIKESHKYLRYWQSILHPPNHLFERNAEGRIIIFTDGSCFRNGSTESATGLGIYFGPNNPQNLSLPCFNRKTNNGAELEAILQALKIIRKFDLTKIDLFTDSEYSCNGLNIWYEDWKERDWITSTGKPVSYQEELKYIKTQMEGRDIKIYHVPGHEGIYGNEQADQLAKDGAKLYELFRTEAKAEFNISQTDTSSEK from the coding sequence ATGCCACTCTATCTGGTCCTAAGCGGGCACAAACCTGGAATATACAGCTCCTGGGAGGATTGTCGCAAGCAAATTATCTCCTATCCAAATCcagtttttaaacaaatttcatCCATAAAAGAATCCCATAAGTATTTACGATATTGGCAATCGATCCTCCACCCGCCCAATCACCTCTTCGAAAGAAATGCTGAGGGTCGGATCATCATCTTCACGGATGGATCGTGTTTTCGTAACGGATCCACAGAATCAGCAACAGGATTAGGTATTTATTTTGGACCAAACAATCCTCAGAATTTGTCTCTTCCGTGCTTTAATCGAAAAACCAACAACGGGGCAGAGTTGGAGGCTATTCTGCAggctttgaaaattataagaaaatttgacTTAACAAAAATAGATCTTTTCACGGATTCGGAATATTCATGCAACGGCCTTAATATCTGGTACGAAGATTGGAAGGAACGAGATTGGATTACCTCCACAGGAAAGCCAGTTTCGTATCAAGAGGAgcttaaatatatcaaaactCAAATGGAGGGCCGAGACATCAAGATCTACCACGTTCCAGGTCACGAAGGAATCTATGGTAACGAGCAAGCCGACCAATTGGCCAAGGATGGAGCTAAATTATACGAACTATTCAGGACAGAAGCCAAGGCAGAGTTCAACATCAGTCAAACAGATACAAGCTCCGAGAAATAG